The following coding sequences lie in one Lolium perenne isolate Kyuss_39 chromosome 2, Kyuss_2.0, whole genome shotgun sequence genomic window:
- the LOC139835555 gene encoding uncharacterized protein, which yields MASTGKTRDIQCRKCLGFGHIERECRTKRVMLVREDGEYDSASDFDEDTLTLIAARDGINSDSEREMEVMEADTTDQYRGLVAQRVLSVQLSKSEHDQRHNLFQTRGFVKKRAIRIIIDGGSCNNLASVDMVEKLSLPTRQRTHPYYIQWFESSRKLKVTRTTRVHFTIGTYSDFVDCDVVPMQACSLLLGRPWQFDREYVHHGY from the exons atggcctccacggggaagacgcgtGACATTCAATGccgcaaatgcttgggatttggacacatagaaagagaatgcagaaccaagcgtgtgatgttggtgcgtgaagatggagaatatgattcagcaagtgactttgatgaagatacattgacccttattgctgcacgtgatggcatcaattctgattctgagagagagatggaggtaatggaagctgacactaCTGATCAGTACAGGggcttagttgcacagcgtgtgttgagcgtgcaattgagcaaatctgagcatgatcaacgccacaaccTTTTTCAAACAAGAGGCTTTGTAAAAAAGCGAGCTAtacggatcatcattgatggagggagctgcaataatctggctagcgttgacatggtggagaagctttctttACCTACGAGACAACgcacacatccatattacattcaatggtttgagagctctcggaagctcaaggtaacaagaactacacgtgtgcactttactattggtacatattctgattttgtggattgtgatgttgtacctatgcaagcttgttctttgttacttggtagaccttggcaatttgatagagaatatGTTCATCATG ggtattga